A part of Bacillus solimangrovi genomic DNA contains:
- the truA gene encoding tRNA pseudouridine(38-40) synthase TruA: MNDLQRIKCTISYDGTSFNGYQVQPDKRTVQQELEHALSRIHKGQAIKVVASGRTDTGVHARGQVIHFDTPLSIPVHKWTLALNANLPDDIVVNETEYVSNYFHARFGTKKKEYRYFVNLSKKRDVFNRNYMYHFPRSLNMSDIEEAAKDFIGTHDFTSFCSARSEVEDKVRTIYKIECIQEDDVLIFRFVGNGFLYNMVRILVGTLLQVGEGKISPSQMLELLNERNREHTGVTAPGNGLYLWEVSYNN; the protein is encoded by the coding sequence ATGAATGATTTACAAAGAATCAAATGCACGATTTCATATGATGGCACTAGTTTTAATGGCTATCAAGTACAACCTGATAAACGAACAGTACAGCAAGAATTAGAGCATGCGTTAAGTCGTATTCATAAAGGGCAAGCTATTAAGGTAGTTGCTTCAGGTAGGACAGATACGGGAGTACATGCTCGTGGCCAAGTGATTCATTTTGATACGCCACTTTCGATACCCGTTCATAAATGGACATTAGCTCTTAATGCGAATCTACCAGATGACATTGTAGTGAATGAAACTGAATATGTCTCAAATTATTTTCATGCCAGATTCGGTACTAAGAAGAAGGAATATCGCTATTTTGTGAATTTAAGTAAAAAAAGGGATGTTTTTAATCGAAATTATATGTACCATTTTCCACGTTCATTAAATATGTCGGATATTGAAGAAGCAGCAAAAGATTTCATCGGTACACACGATTTTACCTCCTTTTGCTCAGCGAGAAGTGAAGTTGAAGATAAGGTCAGAACGATATATAAAATAGAATGTATACAAGAAGACGATGTGTTGATATTTCGATTCGTTGGAAATGGTTTTCTCTATAATATGGTGAGAATCCTCGTAGGTACCTTATTACAGGTTGGTGAGGGCAAAATATCACCTTCCCAAATGTTAGAACTTTTAAATGAGCGAAATCGAGAGCATACTGGGGTTACTGCACCGGGGAATGGGCTTTATCTTTGGGAAGTTTCCTATAACAACTAA
- a CDS encoding energy-coupling factor ABC transporter ATP-binding protein, translating into MEIVFKDVEHRYQIHTPFERTALYDINLAIPENAYYAVIGHTGSGKSTLVQHLNALLKPTKGKVEAGEFVISSNKKAKDLKALRKKVGMVFQYPEHQLFEETVEKDICFAPINYGVSEEDAKIIAKESLNAVGLPEELLTRSPFDLSGGQMRRVAIAGVLAMEPDVLVLDEPTAGLDPKGRKEMMALFQQLHEQKGLTIILVTHNMNDAAKYAEHIFVMDQATLYMEGTPREVFSEAEQLREIGLDVPESVVFLQQLEKVFNTRLDYNLFTPKEISQQIKSLMLGGDQR; encoded by the coding sequence ATGGAAATTGTATTCAAAGATGTAGAGCATCGTTATCAAATTCATACTCCCTTTGAGAGAACTGCCCTATATGACATTAATTTAGCAATTCCTGAAAATGCATACTATGCAGTAATCGGTCACACTGGATCTGGTAAGTCTACGTTAGTACAACATTTAAATGCCTTATTAAAACCAACGAAGGGAAAGGTTGAGGCTGGAGAATTTGTTATCTCTTCTAATAAAAAAGCGAAAGATTTGAAAGCGTTACGAAAGAAAGTTGGTATGGTCTTTCAATATCCTGAACATCAGTTGTTTGAAGAAACTGTGGAAAAGGATATATGTTTTGCACCTATAAATTATGGGGTGTCTGAAGAAGATGCGAAAATAATAGCTAAAGAGTCATTGAATGCTGTAGGACTACCTGAGGAGCTGTTAACGCGTTCTCCATTTGATTTAAGTGGGGGGCAAATGCGTCGTGTTGCAATTGCAGGTGTTCTTGCAATGGAGCCGGATGTCCTTGTATTAGATGAACCAACAGCAGGTCTTGATCCAAAGGGTCGTAAGGAAATGATGGCTCTCTTTCAACAATTACATGAACAAAAAGGGCTTACCATTATTCTTGTAACACATAATATGAATGATGCAGCTAAATATGCTGAACATATTTTTGTTATGGATCAAGCAACGTTATATATGGAAGGTACACCGAGAGAAGTATTTTCTGAAGCTGAGCAGTTAAGAGAAATTGGTTTAGATGTACCAGAGTCAGTTGTATTCCTCCAACAGTTGGAAAAGGTATTTAACACACGTCTAGATTATAATCTTTTTACACCTAAAGAAATTTCCCAACAAATAAAAAGCCTTATGCTTGGAGGTGACCAACGATGA
- a CDS encoding energy-coupling factor ABC transporter ATP-binding protein: MDKLLSVNNLYYKYPNAEKWALEDVNLSLKRGEWTAVVGHNGSGKSTLAKLLNGLLIPEQGNVVLDDDIEVNEDTVWEVRKRVGMVFQNPDNQFVGATVRDDVAFGLENIGIPREEMVKRIEHALQDVKMTDFLNQEPHHLSGGQKQRVAIAGIIALQPSLMILDESTSMLDPSGRKEVVETVRDLQRKTEMTVISITHELEEIIEADRVIVMNQGKVYKEGTPHELFEQADELTEIGLDLPFTIQLSRELEKCGIDVDGVYLTHGEMVDRLWKLYSKM, from the coding sequence TTGGACAAGTTATTATCTGTGAACAATTTATATTATAAATACCCAAACGCTGAGAAATGGGCATTAGAAGATGTGAACTTATCTTTAAAACGTGGAGAATGGACTGCAGTAGTGGGTCATAATGGTTCAGGGAAATCTACTTTAGCAAAACTTTTAAACGGTCTATTAATACCTGAACAAGGTAATGTTGTGTTAGATGATGATATAGAAGTTAATGAAGATACGGTATGGGAAGTACGTAAACGTGTCGGTATGGTGTTCCAGAACCCTGATAATCAGTTTGTCGGGGCTACAGTAAGAGATGATGTGGCTTTTGGGTTGGAAAACATCGGTATTCCGCGTGAAGAAATGGTTAAGCGAATCGAACATGCTCTTCAAGATGTGAAGATGACGGATTTTCTGAATCAAGAGCCGCACCATCTATCTGGTGGACAAAAACAACGCGTTGCGATAGCTGGAATAATTGCTTTACAACCTTCGCTTATGATCCTTGATGAATCAACTTCTATGTTAGATCCATCAGGTAGAAAAGAGGTTGTTGAGACAGTTAGGGACTTACAACGTAAAACTGAAATGACGGTCATATCAATTACACATGAGCTTGAAGAAATTATTGAAGCTGATCGTGTGATTGTAATGAATCAAGGGAAAGTATACAAAGAAGGAACACCACATGAACTCTTTGAACAAGCTGATGAACTAACTGAAATTGGCCTTGATTTACCATTTACGATTCAATTGAGTCGTGAATTAGAGAAATGTGGTATAGACGTTGACGGTGTATACCTTACCCATGGGGAAATGGTGGATAGACTATGGAAATTGTATTCAAAGATGTAG
- a CDS encoding energy-coupling factor transporter transmembrane component T family protein, translating to MMNNFIIGQYVPGTSIIHRMDPRSKLLSIFFFVFIVFLANNAISYTVLGIFTVTVVIISHIPFSFLFRGLKPILWIILFTVILHLFMTKEGELLVDFGWLEIYEGGVQQGIFISCRLLFLIMITTLLTLTTTPIEITDGMENLLGPFKRIGVPAHELALMMSISLRFIPTLMQETEKIMKAQTARGIDFSSGPLKDRIKAIVPMLVPLFISAFRRAEDLALAMEARGYRGDAGRTKLRELSWSTKDTLAFIILLLLVVVLFLLRG from the coding sequence ATGATGAACAATTTTATCATTGGTCAGTATGTACCTGGCACATCGATTATTCATCGAATGGACCCACGTTCCAAGCTATTGTCCATTTTCTTCTTCGTTTTTATCGTTTTTCTTGCAAATAATGCAATTTCTTACACTGTACTTGGCATATTCACAGTTACTGTTGTAATTATATCTCATATTCCTTTCTCATTTTTATTTCGTGGATTGAAACCAATTCTTTGGATTATTCTTTTTACAGTCATTCTGCATCTGTTTATGACTAAAGAAGGAGAACTTCTTGTTGATTTCGGATGGCTTGAAATATATGAAGGTGGGGTTCAACAGGGGATATTTATCTCATGCAGGTTATTATTTTTAATTATGATTACAACATTGTTAACTCTAACGACAACTCCTATTGAAATCACTGATGGAATGGAGAACTTATTAGGTCCATTCAAACGTATTGGTGTGCCTGCTCACGAGTTAGCGCTAATGATGTCAATTTCATTAAGGTTTATCCCGACTTTAATGCAGGAAACAGAAAAAATCATGAAGGCTCAGACAGCTAGAGGTATTGATTTCAGCAGTGGTCCGTTAAAAGATCGAATTAAAGCCATTGTACCGATGCTTGTTCCGTTATTTATTAGTGCCTTTCGACGCGCAGAAGATTTGGCGTTAGCTATGGAAGCTCGTGGATATCGTGGTGATGCAGGTCGGACAAAATTAAGAGAGCTGTCATGGAGTACAAAGGATACGTTAGCATTTATTATATTATTATTGCTCGTTGTTGTGCTCTTTCTTCTAAGAGGATGA